A genomic region of Cydia strobilella chromosome 12, ilCydStro3.1, whole genome shotgun sequence contains the following coding sequences:
- the LOC134746167 gene encoding uncharacterized protein LOC134746167: MRVSGVFRVRSSDRRSAEIQNTFKPIKILTSIVSLNCSGPNTSWQLFWIVFKALASASVLGCFTFYCLYIKIRYHYNDVILSIKLTDAVQMCYDYSQYLVDLFFVFKYGRETYAEYHKHMINIDQILISTNYSAIRRRHIKFIAYFVVIWIITSACDFTAWAVSYGTLLPTLYSTSYIYLLIKMFSTLDLMSHVMHVEYRLKCIVNQLQECYCDTKHIPGDFSDPIGNKFWFYCESSSKLGNTNEKQPVRTLAGNNPQNVKWLSRCYLLLCEQCGFINCMFGTRILLNSLSLLIDMIRFTNIAVRLVTGSQPTMYASGNYPAAANILRMVTCALVVGTLVSQCERTYRQRDTALAVIDHILVGKEPDADLRSELTVLQGLIQLRPIQFHTAFFFRLEYGYLVSLVSVMVTYTIILIQSLN; the protein is encoded by the exons atgcGAGTTTCTGGCGTTTTTAGGGTTAGATCATCTGACCGAAGAAGTGCCGAAATACAAAATACTTTCAAgcctataaaaatattaacgaGTATAGTTTCTTTAAATTGTTCAGGCCCTAATACAAGTTGGCAATTATTCTGGATAGTGTTTAAAGCGTTGGCTTCGGCATCAGTCTTAGGGTGTTTCACCTTTTACTGTTTGTATATAAAAATTCGCTATCACTACAATGATGTTATCCTTTCTATTAAATTAACCGACGCGGTACAAATGTGCTACGATTACAGTCAATACCTAGTGGATTTGTTTTTTGTGTTCAAATATGGCCGAGAGACATATGCAGAGTATCATAAACACATGATAAATATCGATCAAATTCTTATTTCCACCAATTATTCAGCTATTAGAAGAAGACATATTAAATTCATAGCATATTTCGTTGTAATTTGGATAATTACTTCAGCGTGCGACTTTACCGCATGGGCAGTAAGCTATGGAACATTACTTCCAACATTATATTCCACCAGTTACATTTATCTCTTAATCAAGATGTTCAGTACGCTTGATCTCATGTCACATGTTATGCACGTAGAATATCGTTTGAAATGTATTGTGAATCAACTTCAGGAATGCTACTGTGATACTAAGCACATTCCAGGAGATTTCAGCGACCCAATTGGTAACAAATTTTGGTTCTATTGTGAAAGTTCATCGAAACTTGGCAATACCAACGAGAAGCAGCCAGTCAGAACATTGGCAGGGAATAACCCTCAAAATGTAAAATGGCTGAGCAGATGCTATCTTCTTTTGTGTGAACAGTGTGGCTTCATAAACTGCATGTTTGGGACTAGG ATATTACTGAACAGTCTGAGCCTGCTGATAGATATGATACGGTTTACTAACATAGCCGTAAGACTGGTCACCGGATCGCAG CCCACCATGTACGCATCTGGAAACTACCCCGCGGCCGCGAACATTTTGCGTATGGTGACGTGCGCGCTCGTAGTCGGCACGCTAGTTTCGCAGTGCGAGCGCACGTACAGGCAGCGCGACACAGCGCTCGCCGTCATCGACCACATTCTGGTCGGCAAGGAGCCTG ATGCTGATCTAAGGTCAGAGCTGACCGTACTCCAAGGGCTGATCCAATTACGACCCATACAGTTTCATACTGCGTTCTTCTTCCGTCTTGAATATGGCTATCTCGTGTCCCTAGTTTCCGTAATGGTTACTTacactattattttaatacaaagttTAAACTAA